In a genomic window of Rhododendron vialii isolate Sample 1 chromosome 12a, ASM3025357v1:
- the LOC131309610 gene encoding probable inactive poly [ADP-ribose] polymerase SRO2 translates to MEMRDGMRREKSTVGVGDSGDKIFRSPVYICIPGCSPSTRSILPTPSVSLFALENSCNSICLPLCSREFGRNISRVEKMEHFGELEEQVSISIDENEIPIPDSEDDSFSSSVFEEFGIFKGNGLTRVEERNTCYKVINGCVAQGMGKDKNVAAVHKIPWLGPNGRLEAFRISLAEMVKKCGGNGNIKHAWYGGSRDEICGIISHGFRRCRQSDHGEDGFGVHLYPLDFVMDGLLTSAEDEYGLRHLLLCNVILGKTEVVRPSSKQFKPSSNKFDSGVDDLSKPTRMVIWEAYMNSRIFPSYVVSFRAHVLGFGRDQTPVYKPTTQCVEFSVLIPKLANVLPPSKMALICQYQSEFRRKKISRAQLIHRLRQLAGDELLNDVIKTRESDGTGAA, encoded by the exons ATGGAAATGCGCGACGGCATGCGGCGAGAAAAGAGCACGGTGGGGGTTGGAGATTCTGGGGACAAAATATTCCGGTCAccagtatatatatgtataccgGGGTGCTCACCTTCCACTAGAAGCATTCTTCCAACTCCATCTGTCTCCCTCTTTGCTCTTGAGAATTCTTGCAACTCCATTTGTCTCCCTCTTTGCTCTCGAGAATTCGGTAGAAATATTTCAAGAG TCGAGAAA ATGGAGCATTTTGGTGAACTAGAGGAACAAGTCTCCATCAGCATCGACGAAAATGAAATCCCAATTCCAGATTCTGAAGAtgattcattttcttcttcggTTTTCGAGGAATTTGGGATTTTCAAAGGCAATGGATTGACTAGAGTAGAAGAAAGAAACACATGTTACAAAGTCATCAATGGATGCGTTGCTCAGGGTATGGGAAAGGACAAAAATGTTGCTGCCGTCCATAAAATTCCATGGTTGGGTCCCAACGGGCGATTGGAAGCTTTCCGCATTTCCTTGGCTGAGATGGTGAAGAAATGTGGAGGGAATGGTAACATAAAGCATGCGTGGTATGGCGGATCTAGGGACGAAATCTGTGGAATCATATCCCATGGATTCCGAAGATGTAGGCAGTCGGACCATGGTGAAGATGGTTTTGGGGTACATTTGTATCCACTGGATTTTGTCATGGATGG GTTATTGACATCAGCTGAGGATGAATATGGGCTCCGGCATCTATTGCTGTGTAATGTGATATTGGGAAAAACGGAAGTAGTTCGGCCTAGTTCAAAACAGTTCAAACCAAGTTCGAACAAATTTGATTCCGGAGTCGATGATCTTTCAAAACCAACCAGGATGGTAATTTGGGAGGCTTACATGAACTCCCGAATTTTTCCCAGTTACGTTGTCAGTTTCAGGGCGCATGTCCTAG GTTTTGGAAGGGATCAAACTCCTGTATACAAGCCCACTACACAATGTGTAGAATTTTCTGTTCTGATTCCCAAGTTGGCAAACGTCTTACCTCCTTCAAAAATGGCGTTGATCTGTCAATATCAAAGCGAGTTCCGG AGAAAAAAGATCTCACGAGCCCAATTGATCCATAGATTGAGGCAACTAGCTGGAGACGAGCTATTAAATGATGTGATCAAAACGAGGGAGTCCGATGGTACTGGTGCTGCATAA